From the genome of Spirochaetota bacterium:
GATCAGAGCGAGATGCGTTTGCTATTATCCTTCGTGAAGAGATAGACGATGAGGTTCGTCACCGACGACACCAGCACCAGCCCGGTGGCGATGGCGCCCGCGGTGATGAGCGTTTCCATTCCCAGCTCGAGCGAGCGCGCCGTATTGCCCCGGATCGATTCGAACATCGTGTAATACATGCCGCCGCCCGGCACCAGCGGAATGACCGCGCAGATGGCGAAGGTGGTGGCCGGCGCGCTTCTGACGCGGGCCATCACCTCGGCGTACACCCCCACCACGATCGAGGCGATGAAGAACGAGAAGATCGGCCCGACCGGAAAAGACATCGACAGAAGATACG
Proteins encoded in this window:
- a CDS encoding threonine/serine exporter family protein; this encodes MIGPAAYAFIATLGFSILFNIRGLNIILAAFGGAAGWLAYLLSMSFPVGPIFSFFIASIVVGVYAEVMARVRSAPATTFAICAVIPLVPGGGMYYTMFESIRGNTARSLELGMETLITAGAIATGLVLVSSVTNLIVYLFTKDNSKRISL